In a single window of the Pongo abelii isolate AG06213 chromosome 1, NHGRI_mPonAbe1-v2.0_pri, whole genome shotgun sequence genome:
- the LUZP1 gene encoding leucine zipper protein 1: MAEFTSYKETASSRHLRFKLQSLSRRLDELEEATKNLQKAEDELLDLQDKVIQAEGSNSSMLAEIEVLRQRVLRIEGKDEEIKRAEDLCRLMKEKLEEEENLTRELKSEIERLQKRMAELEKLEEAFSRSKNDCTQLCLSLNEERNLTKKISSELEMLRVKVKELESSEDRLDKTEQSLASELEKLKSLTLSFVSERKYLNEKEKENEKLIKELTQKLEQNKKMNRDYTRNASNLERNDLRIEDGISSTLPSKESRRKGGLDYLKQVENETRNKSENEKNRNQEDNKVKDLNQEIEKLKTQIKHFELLEEELKKMKAKNNDLQENYLSEQNKNKLLASQLEEIKLQIKKQKELENGEVEGEDAFLSSKGRHERTKFRGHGSEASVSKHTARELSPQHKRERLRNREFALNNENYSLSNRQVSSPSFTNRRAAKASHMGMSTDSGTQETKKTEDRFVPGSSQSEGKKSREQPSVLSRYPPAAQEHSKVWKGTPKPGTESGLKGKVEKTTRTFSDTTHGSVPSDPLGRADKASDTSSETVFGKRGHMPGNGSQVTQAANSGCSKVIGTLASSRRSSSEGLSKGKKAANGLEADTSSPNSKAPVLSKYPYSSRSQENILQGFSASHKEGVNQPAAVVMEDSSPHEALRCRVIKSSGREKPDSDDDLDIASLVTAKLVNTTITPEPEPKPQPNSREKAKTRGAPRTSLFENDKDAGMENESVKSVRASTNAMELPDTNGAGVKSQRPFSPREALRSRAVIKPVIVDKDVKKIMGGSGTETALEKQKPVSKPGPNKVTSSITIYPSDSSSPRAAPGEALRERHTSTSNIQVGLAELTSVTNHISSPFELSIHKHDITLQLAEAERMADGPLKNRPETVVSRSSIIIKPSDPVERNSHAPPAETIRWKSHSAPSEVGFSDARHVTVRNAWKTRRDLKSLEDPPTRIGKNMESTNSNAYIQRSSTDFSELEQPRSYLFEQGTRRVGPSSGDAPEPASRRTQSSLTVSEVLTRRNRVGDTITVAAWNHSASMEEEGEDCTLSVYRQLHNSLDPSELPGKQGLPEPGRVRAEERLRPTRPCAEEN, translated from the exons ATGGCTGAATTTACAAGCTACAAGGAGACGGCCTCCAGCCGCCACTTGCGGTTTAAGCTACAGAGTCTAAGCCGCCGCCTTGATGAGTTGGAGGAAGCCACAAAAAACCTCCAGAAAGCAGAGGATGAGCTCCTGGATCTCCAGGACAAGGTGATTCAGGCGGAAGGTAGCAACTCCAGCATGTTGGCGGAGATTGAAGTGCTGCGCCAGCGGGTGCTGAGAATTGAAGGCAAAGACGAGGAAATTAAGAGAGCAGAGGATCTGTGTCGTCTGATGAAGGAGAAACTTGAAGAGGAAGAAAACCTCACCCGGGAGCTGAAATCTGAGATTGAGCGTCTTCAGAAACGAATGGCTGAATTAGAGAAGCTAGAAGAGGCCTTCAGCAGGAGTAAGAATGACTGTACCCAGCTGTGTCTGAGCCTGAATGAAGAGAGAAATCTGACCAAGAAAATCTCCTCTGAGCTGGAAATGCTCAGAGTCAAAGTGAAAGAACTAGAATCTTCTGAGGACCGCCTGGATAAAACTGAGCAGAGTTTAGCGTCAGAGTTAGAAAAGCTGAAATCATTAACTCTGAGCTTTGTAAGTGAGAGAAAATACTtgaatgaaaaggagaaagaaaatgagaaattgatAAAAGAACTCACTCAAAAACTAGAGCAGAACAAAAAAATGAACCGAGATTATACAAGGAATGCTTCTAATCTGGAAAGAAATGACCTACGGATTGAGGATGGCATCTCTTCCACACTGCCGTCCAAAGAATCAAGAAGGAAGGGTGGTCTGGACTACCTAAAGCAGGTAGAGAATGAAACAAGAAacaaatcagaaaatgaaaagaaccgCAATCAGGAAGACAACAAAGTCAAAGACCTTAACCAAGAGATTGAGAAACTTAAGACGCAAATCAAACACTTTGAATTGTTGGAAGAAGAGCTTAAGAAAATGAAGGCCAAAAATAACGATCTTCAGGAAAATTACCtaagtgaacaaaataaaaacaaattattagcCAGCCAACTGGAGGAGATAAAGCTACaaatcaagaaacagaaagagTTAGAAAATGGAGAGGTAGAAGGGGAAGATGCTTTCCTGTCCAGCAAAGGCAGACATGAGAGGACTAAGTTTAGAGGCCACGGAAGTGAGGCTTCTGTGTCCAAGCACACAGCGCGGGAACTGTCTCCTCAGCATAAGCGGGAACGACTCCGGAACAGGGAGTTTGCTCTCAACAATGAAAACTATTCTCTGAGCAACAGGCAGGTTTCTTCTCCCAGTTTCACCAACAGGAGGGCAGCAAAAGCTTCTCACATGGGGATGAGTACAGACAGTGGGACTCAGGAGACAAAGAAAACTGAAGACCGGTTTGTACCTGGATCCTCCCAGAGCGAAGGGAAGAAGTCTAGGGAGCAGCCCTCAGTGCTGAGTCGCTAccccccagctgctcaggagcaCAGTAAAGTGTGGAAGGGGACTCCCAAGCCAGGCACCGAGAGCGGACTGAAGGGAAAAGTGGAGAAGACAACACGAACGTTTAGTGACACCACTCACGGATCTGTTCCCAGTGACCCATTGGGTAGAGCTGACAAGGCTTCTGACACCTCCTCTGAGACTGTCTTTGGCAAGAGGGGACACATGCCTGGCAACGGAAGTCAAGTAACTCAGGCTGCAAACTCTGGCTGTTCTAAGGTGATTGGAACTCTGGCCTCATCTCGAAGATCCTCCTCAGAAGGGCTCTCTAAAGGCAAAAAGGCTGCCAATGGCCTTGAGGCTGATACCAGTTCCCCGAATTCCAAGGCTCCTGTTTTATCGAAGTATCCTTATAGCTCTAGAAGCCAAGAGAACATCCTTCAGGGATTTTCAGCCTCACATAAAGAAGGGGTTAATCAACCTGCAGCAGTTGTGATGGAAGACAGCAGTCCGCATGAAGCCTTGAGGTGTCGAGTCATCAAATCCAGTGGCAGAGAGAAGCCAGACTCAGATGATGACTTGGACATAGCATCTCTTGTTACTGCCAAGTTGGTAAATACAACCATCACTCCAGAGCCAGAGCCCAAACCACAGCCTAACTCTAGAGAAAAAGCCAAAACCCGAGGGGCACCTAGAACCTCCCTATTTGAGAATGATAAAGATGCTGGAATGGAGAATGAATCTGTGAAATCTGTCAGAGCCTCCACCAATGCCATGGAGCTCCCAGATACCAATGGTGCTGGGGTAAAAAGCCAAAGGCCCTTTAGTCCCAGAGAGGCGTTGCGGTCTAGAGCTGTCATCAAACCTGTTATTGTTGATAAGGATGTGAAAAAAATCATGGGAGGATCTGGAACAGAGACTGCGTTGGAGAAACAGAAACCCGTCTCCAAACCAGGGCCAAACAAAGTGACAAGTAGCATTACTATCTATCCGTCTGACAGCAGCAGCCCCAGAGCTGCTCCGGGTGAGGCCCTGAGGGAGAGGCACACATCCACCAGCAATATCCAGGTGGGGCTGGCAGAGCTCACATCAGTTACCAACCACATCAGCTCCCCTTTTGAGCTCTCCATTCACAAACATGACATCACCCTGCAGCTTGCAGAAGCGGAGAGAATGGCAGATGGGCCCCTGAAGAACAGGCCAGAAACAGTGGTCTCTCGGAGCAGCATTATAATCAAGCCATCGGATCCTGTGGAGAGGAATAGCCATGCACCTCCAGCGGAGACAATCAGGTGGAAAAGCCATAGTGCCCCTTCAGAAGTGGGCTTCTCAGATGCCAGACATGTTACTGTGCGGAATGCCTGGAAGACTAGGCGAGACTTGAAATCTTTAGAAGACCCCCCAACTCGAATAGGTAAAAACATGGAATCTACCAATAGCAATGCCTACATCCAGAGGTCTTCCACAGACTTCTCAGAACTTGAACAGCCCAGGTCCTACCTTTTTGAGCAGGGCACTCGAAGGGTAGGACCAAGTTCAGGGGATGCCCCTGAGCCCGCCTCCAGAAGGACCCAAAGTAGCCTCACTGTGTCAGAGGTGCTTACCCGTCGGAATCGGGTAGGAGACACCATCACTGTCGCAGCCTGGAACCACTCAGCAAGCATG gaggaagaaggggaagacTGTACACTCAGTGTCTACAGGCAACTGCACAACTCCCTGGATCCGTCTGAACTGCCTGGGAAGCAGGGGCTGCCAGAGCCTGGGCGAGTACGGGCCGAGGAACGATTACGGCCaaccaggccctgtgctgaggAGAACTGA